A stretch of the Vibrio sp. YMD68 genome encodes the following:
- the mobI gene encoding conjugative transfer protein MobI(A/C), whose product MSTDKTSKKANIDWDLLLDPKNEDERSELYLDDIEAISRDFVLEIQTALEQEMKVLIVEAKKRADVHWASNRIAREEEDENNQWRFGTRARMNGRSLSAEWFLNRFKPDPKGGKSQVYSTYLKKGTGNQYDLSAFKKATDDEFKSIKMTEEYYAVLRQRSNVLMKIRRLLNDYEKLIDKRKVEL is encoded by the coding sequence ATGAGTACGGATAAAACCAGTAAGAAGGCAAATATAGACTGGGATCTTTTGTTAGATCCCAAAAATGAGGATGAAAGATCTGAACTGTACCTTGATGACATTGAAGCAATATCAAGAGACTTTGTTCTAGAGATACAAACCGCACTAGAGCAAGAGATGAAAGTTCTTATCGTTGAAGCAAAGAAAAGAGCAGACGTACATTGGGCATCAAACAGAATAGCCAGAGAAGAAGAGGACGAAAATAATCAATGGCGATTCGGAACTAGGGCAAGAATGAATGGAAGAAGCCTATCTGCCGAATGGTTTTTAAACCGTTTCAAGCCAGATCCAAAGGGGGGTAAATCCCAAGTGTATTCAACATACCTCAAGAAAGGGACAGGCAATCAATACGACTTGTCAGCATTCAAAAAAGCCACTGACGATGAGTTCAAGTCCATAAAAATGACCGAAGAATACTACGCAGTGCTAAGACAACGCTCAAATGTACTAATGAAGATCCGTAGGCTTCTGAATGACTACGAAAAACTTATTGATAAGCGAAAGGTTGAACTATAA